One window of the Bos mutus isolate GX-2022 chromosome X, NWIPB_WYAK_1.1, whole genome shotgun sequence genome contains the following:
- the LOC102285266 gene encoding LOW QUALITY PROTEIN: melanoma-associated antigen 10 (The sequence of the model RefSeq protein was modified relative to this genomic sequence to represent the inferred CDS: deleted 1 base in 1 codon) yields the protein MSLGQKSECCKLEEDLQAPKEAQGLECVQAPMAQKEEATSCPKSTISSSLTPLIPGTTEEVPATGALSAVQSSQGACFSPTATSATPLSQTDENSRSQLEEEPSISQTPPDPESSLSGELNNKVAELMQFLCVKYVTKEPITKAEMLRSVIREHKENFPEIFSKVCECMEVVFGIEVKEVDPTGHSYELVKTLNLTYDGMLSNDGGMPKTGFLILILGMIFMEGNCAPEEKIWKALNTMGVYAGQEDFIYGEPRKLITKDLVEEQYLQYRQVPHSDPPRYEFLWGPRAYAETSKMKVLEFFAKISGTDPTSFLFWYEEALRDERAQARTAPGDDTTAMASENSSVMSSNLLCPE from the exons ATGTCTCTGGGTCAGAAGAGTGAGTGCTGCAAGCTTGAGGAAGACCTTCAGGCCCCAAAAGAGGCACAGGGCCTAGAATGTGTGCAGGCTCCCATGGCTCAGAAGGAAGAGGCCACCTCCTGCCCCAAGTCCACCATCTCCTCTTCCCTTACCCCATTGATCCCTGGAACTACAGAGGAGGTGCCTGCCACTGGGGCACTGAGTGCTGTCCAGAGTTCTCAGGGAGCCTGCTTCTCACCCACTGCCACCTCAGCCACTCCACTGAGTCAAACTGATGAGAATTCCAGAAGCCAATTGGAGGAGGAGCCCAGCATCTCCCAGACTCCACCAGATCCTGAGTCCTCGCTCAGTGGTGAGCTAAACAACAAGGTGGCTGAACTGATGCAGTTCCTGTGTGTCAAATATGTAACAAAGGAACCCATCACAAAAGCAGAAATGCTGAGGAGTGTCATCAGAGAACACAAGGAAAACTTCCCTGAGATCTTCAGCAAAGTCTGTGAGTGCATGGAGGTTGTCTTTGGCATTGAAGTGAAAGAAGTGGACCCCACGGGACACTCCTATGAGCTTGTCAAAACGCTCAACCTCACCTATGATGGAATGCTGAGTAATGATGGGGGAATGCCCAAGACTGGCTTCCTGATACTTATCCTGGGTATGATCTTCATGGAAGGCAACTGTGCCCCTGAGGAGAAAATCTGGAAAGCATTGAATACGATGGGGGTGTATGCTGGGCAGGAGGATTTCATCTATGGGGAGCCCAGGAAACTCATCACCAAAGATTTGGTGGAGGAACAATATCTACAGTATCGGCAGGTGCCTCACAGTGATCCTCCACGCTATGAATTCCTTTGGGGTCCAAGGGCCTATGCTGAAACCAGCAAGATGAAAGTCCTGGAGTTTTTTGCCAAGATCAGTGGGACTGACCCCACTTCCTTCTTATTCTGGTATGAGGAAGCTTTGAGAGATGAGAGAGCCCAGGCCAGAACTGCCCCCGGGGATGATACTACT GCCATGGCCAGTGAAAATTCCAGTGTCATGTCCAGCAACCTCTTGTGCCCTGAGTGA